In Dyadobacter subterraneus, a single genomic region encodes these proteins:
- the pafA gene encoding alkaline phosphatase PafA, with protein MKRIPKLFLHALVMCCMLSSLVYAQNPSKNISKSTTLARPKLVVGIVVDQMRYDYLYRFYNKYSEGGLKRLINDGFNCRNNHYHYALTVTAAGHSAVYSGSLPAINGIVGNDWFDTKTGQKVYCTDDRDVATVGSNNVTVGKMSPKNLLTSTVTDQLRIATNFRSKSIGVAIKDRASILPAGHAANGAYWFDSKTGNFVTSTYYMNELPKWVQEYNDKKMPSEYLKRGWKLLLPVEQYTESTPDDEPWEGKLPGVAKPVFPYELAGLAGDAFGVVTTTPWGNSMTKDMAIAAIKGENLGKGKDTDFLAVSFSSPDRIGHAFGPTSIEQEDDYLKLDLEFADMFNFLDGWVGKGNYTVFLTADHGGADVPAFWKEHKLPAGLLDAVKVDETVKKSLSDAFGKGDFVLASENYQWYLDHKLLKEKKISIAEAYEVVRTALLPVEGIADVLNLHDMNKAPLNTYQLELFKNNVNAKRSGDLQIIVQPGWFAGGATGTDHGTPYNYDTHVPFLLYGWGVNKGETLRRTTIADIAPTISALLHILPPSGNVGNPVEEALKKN; from the coding sequence ATGAAACGTATACCCAAGTTATTTCTGCATGCTTTGGTAATGTGTTGCATGCTAAGTTCTTTGGTTTATGCACAAAATCCTTCCAAAAACATATCTAAATCAACAACACTTGCAAGGCCAAAACTGGTAGTCGGTATTGTGGTGGATCAGATGCGTTATGATTATTTGTACCGTTTTTACAATAAATATTCAGAAGGCGGTCTTAAAAGATTAATTAACGATGGTTTCAATTGTCGGAACAATCATTATCATTATGCCTTAACCGTTACAGCTGCTGGTCATTCTGCGGTTTATTCCGGCTCTTTACCGGCAATAAACGGAATTGTTGGTAATGATTGGTTTGATACTAAAACAGGTCAAAAAGTATATTGTACCGATGATCGAGACGTTGCCACGGTTGGAAGTAATAATGTAACGGTTGGCAAAATGTCGCCAAAAAATCTTCTGACCAGTACGGTGACGGATCAATTACGGATTGCCACAAATTTTCGGTCGAAATCCATTGGCGTTGCCATAAAAGACAGAGCGTCAATTCTTCCTGCGGGACATGCTGCAAATGGTGCTTACTGGTTTGATTCAAAAACCGGAAATTTTGTAACGAGTACCTATTATATGAATGAACTTCCAAAATGGGTTCAGGAATATAATGATAAAAAAATGCCTTCGGAATATTTGAAAAGAGGCTGGAAATTACTTTTACCTGTTGAACAATATACCGAAAGTACGCCTGATGATGAACCTTGGGAAGGGAAATTGCCAGGTGTAGCCAAACCTGTTTTTCCGTATGAACTGGCCGGATTGGCCGGTGATGCATTTGGTGTGGTTACAACAACGCCTTGGGGAAATAGTATGACAAAGGATATGGCCATTGCAGCTATCAAAGGAGAAAATCTTGGAAAAGGAAAAGATACTGATTTCCTGGCTGTAAGTTTTTCTTCACCGGACAGAATCGGTCACGCTTTTGGCCCGACATCGATTGAGCAGGAAGATGATTATCTGAAACTGGATCTGGAATTTGCAGACATGTTTAATTTTCTGGACGGCTGGGTTGGTAAAGGAAATTACACGGTTTTTTTGACCGCAGATCACGGAGGAGCTGATGTTCCTGCATTTTGGAAAGAACATAAATTACCAGCCGGTTTGCTTGATGCGGTAAAAGTGGATGAAACGGTCAAAAAATCTTTGTCGGATGCTTTTGGCAAAGGTGATTTTGTATTGGCAAGTGAAAATTACCAATGGTACCTGGATCATAAACTTTTAAAAGAAAAGAAAATTTCAATTGCCGAAGCTTATGAAGTAGTCAGAACTGCTTTGTTGCCAGTCGAAGGAATTGCTGACGTGCTGAATCTCCATGATATGAACAAAGCGCCACTGAATACTTATCAGCTGGAATTGTTTAAAAATAATGTCAATGCGAAAAGAAGCGGCGACCTTCAGATTATCGTTCAGCCGGGCTGGTTTGCAGGCGGCGCAACGGGAACGGATCATGGAACTCCTTACAACTATGATACGCACGTCCCTTTTCTGCTTTATGGCTGGGGTGTGAATAAAGGCGAGACTTTACGCCGGACAACAATTGCGGATATAGCACCTACAATTTCTGCGTTGCTTCATATTTTGCCGCCAAGCGGAAATGTCGGAAATCCGGTTGAAGAGGCATTGAAGAAAAACTGA
- the pafA gene encoding alkaline phosphatase PafA translates to MGMLATFSVAAQTPKKTTVPTSKTIARPKIVVGIVVDQMRYDYLYRYYDKYVEGGLKRFMNEGFNCRNNHYSYALTVTAAGHASIYTGSVPAINGIIGNEWYDQNSGKGVYCVEDSTVKTIGSTNVSVGKMSPKNLLTSTVTDQLRIATNFRSKTIGVAIKDRGSILPAGHTANASYWFDSNTGNWVTSTFYMNDLPQWAKDYNAKKMPSEYLKKGWQLLNPIEQYTQSTPDDVTWEGKLPGAKKPVFPFELAGFAGDVFGTVTSTPWGNTITKEMAIEAIKGEKLGKGTDTDFLVISFSSPDKIGHMAGPNSVEQEDDYLKLDREFAELFSFLDRWTGKGNYTVFLTADHGVVDVPGFAREHKLPAGLANRTVLGDIVKKTLEENFGKGDFIKGNENNQLYLDHALLKQKKISIANVYEVVREALLPVDGIADVINLSDMGRAPLNTYQLELYKNNVNAKRSGDIQIVTQPGWFYGTSTGTSHGTPYNYDTQVPFVLFGWGINKGETLRRTSVSDIASTISSLLHILPPSGNIGNPVEEALKK, encoded by the coding sequence ATGGGGATGTTAGCGACTTTTTCTGTTGCTGCCCAAACGCCTAAAAAAACAACAGTACCAACTTCAAAAACAATTGCGCGGCCAAAAATAGTTGTCGGTATTGTGGTTGACCAAATGCGTTATGATTATCTGTACCGCTATTATGACAAATATGTTGAAGGTGGTTTGAAACGTTTTATGAACGAAGGTTTCAATTGCCGGAACAATCATTACAGCTATGCTTTGACTGTAACAGCAGCCGGTCATGCATCCATTTACACGGGTTCTGTTCCGGCAATAAATGGAATTATCGGTAATGAATGGTACGACCAGAATTCAGGTAAAGGTGTTTATTGTGTGGAAGACAGCACAGTAAAAACGATTGGAAGCACTAATGTCAGTGTTGGGAAAATGTCTCCAAAGAATTTATTGACAAGTACAGTTACTGATCAGTTAAGAATTGCTACTAATTTCCGTTCAAAAACAATTGGTGTTGCTATTAAAGATCGTGGTTCTATTTTACCAGCCGGGCATACTGCAAATGCTTCATATTGGTTTGATTCAAACACTGGAAACTGGGTTACGAGTACTTTTTACATGAATGATCTTCCGCAGTGGGCAAAGGATTATAACGCTAAAAAAATGCCTTCCGAATATTTGAAAAAAGGCTGGCAGCTTTTAAATCCGATTGAGCAATATACACAAAGTACGCCAGATGATGTTACCTGGGAAGGAAAACTACCAGGAGCTAAAAAACCTGTTTTCCCTTTTGAACTGGCGGGTTTTGCCGGTGACGTTTTTGGTACAGTTACAAGCACGCCTTGGGGAAATACGATTACGAAAGAAATGGCGATTGAAGCGATCAAAGGAGAAAAACTGGGAAAAGGTACTGATACCGATTTCCTGGTAATCAGTTTTTCGTCTCCTGATAAAATCGGGCATATGGCGGGACCAAACTCGGTTGAACAGGAAGATGATTACCTGAAACTGGACCGTGAATTTGCAGAGCTATTTTCATTTTTGGACAGATGGACGGGAAAAGGAAATTACACCGTTTTCCTGACAGCGGATCATGGCGTAGTGGACGTTCCGGGATTTGCCAGGGAACACAAACTTCCGGCCGGACTTGCAAACAGAACAGTTTTGGGAGATATTGTTAAGAAAACTCTGGAAGAAAATTTTGGTAAAGGTGACTTTATCAAAGGCAACGAAAACAATCAGTTGTATCTGGATCATGCTTTATTGAAACAGAAAAAAATCAGTATCGCCAATGTTTATGAAGTAGTACGTGAAGCATTACTTCCGGTGGATGGTATTGCTGATGTGATTAATCTGAGTGATATGGGAAGAGCTCCGTTAAATACTTATCAGCTTGAACTTTACAAAAATAATGTCAACGCAAAAAGAAGCGGTGATATCCAGATTGTAACGCAGCCAGGCTGGTTTTATGGTACTTCAACAGGAACTTCACATGGCACGCCATATAATTATGATACGCAGGTTCCATTCGTATTATTTGGCTGGGGAATTAACAAAGGCGAAACGCTGAGACGTACTTCTGTTTCTGATATAGCATCTACGATTTCTTCTTTGCTGCACATTTTACCTCCAAGCGGAAATATTGGAAATCCGGTTGAAGAGGCTTTAAAGAAATAA
- a CDS encoding NfeD family protein — protein sequence MDLSLPQIWMIIGLLMLVAELISAALVFVFFAVGGLITALLAAIGLLPSLEYQIIAFSVISILTLIVFRRNAKKIMEARHEKHQEYKEFVGETAMVIRDIPASGAGKIYYRGAEWSAISENHAAIEAGSKVIIQRTEGITLVVEES from the coding sequence ATGGATTTGTCGCTGCCCCAAATATGGATGATTATCGGACTGCTCATGCTGGTGGCAGAGTTGATAAGCGCTGCCCTGGTGTTTGTATTTTTTGCTGTCGGCGGATTGATAACAGCCTTATTAGCAGCGATTGGTTTGCTCCCAAGTCTTGAATACCAGATTATTGCTTTCTCTGTAATCTCAATTTTAACATTGATTGTATTCAGAAGAAACGCAAAAAAAATCATGGAGGCAAGGCACGAAAAACATCAGGAATACAAGGAATTTGTTGGGGAAACGGCAATGGTCATCAGAGATATTCCTGCAAGCGGAGCAGGAAAAATATATTATCGCGGAGCCGAATGGAGTGCCATTTCCGAAAACCACGCTGCAATTGAAGCTGGAAGTAAAGTAATCATTCAGCGCACGGAAGGGATTACTTTGGTGGTGGAGGAATCTTAA
- a CDS encoding SPFH domain-containing protein has product MMTPLLVLLVLVVLTILMTVKVIPQQSAYIMERLGKFYAVLQPGINFIIPFFDRIAYKYTLKETAVDIPEQICITRDNVQVRMDGVIFIQVIDPKKAAYGIADYTFAVIQLAQTTMRSEIGKLDLDKTFEERMTINRAVVQSIDDAAIGWGVKVLRYEIKNITPPQSVLIAMEKQMQAERERRAVILQSDGEKQAAINVAEGQKQKAVLESEGLRLRQINEAEGEAAALKSVAEATAESIKMVAAAIQTEGGMEAVQLKVADNYVEQFGKLAKAGNTMILPANFADMGAMIAAAMSIVKSSEQKK; this is encoded by the coding sequence ATGATGACTCCGCTATTGGTACTTCTGGTTCTTGTTGTACTTACTATCTTAATGACGGTAAAAGTAATTCCGCAGCAGTCTGCTTATATCATGGAAAGGCTCGGAAAATTTTATGCCGTTTTGCAACCCGGAATTAATTTTATCATTCCATTTTTTGACCGGATTGCTTACAAGTACACATTAAAAGAAACAGCTGTTGATATTCCGGAACAAATCTGTATTACCCGCGACAACGTGCAGGTACGTATGGACGGCGTTATTTTCATCCAGGTAATAGATCCCAAAAAAGCCGCTTATGGTATCGCTGATTATACTTTTGCCGTAATACAACTTGCCCAAACAACGATGCGGAGTGAAATCGGGAAACTCGATCTTGATAAAACTTTTGAAGAAAGAATGACCATCAACCGTGCCGTTGTGCAGTCTATTGATGATGCGGCCATCGGTTGGGGAGTAAAAGTTTTGCGTTATGAAATAAAAAACATTACGCCTCCGCAAAGTGTATTGATTGCGATGGAAAAACAAATGCAGGCAGAACGGGAACGCCGGGCTGTTATCCTGCAATCGGATGGTGAAAAACAGGCTGCGATTAATGTCGCAGAAGGACAAAAGCAAAAAGCGGTGTTGGAATCGGAAGGTTTGCGTCTGCGACAAATTAATGAAGCGGAAGGTGAAGCTGCCGCATTAAAATCCGTTGCAGAAGCTACTGCTGAAAGTATTAAAATGGTTGCAGCAGCCATTCAGACCGAGGGAGGAATGGAGGCTGTTCAGCTTAAAGTAGCAGATAATTACGTTGAACAATTCGGGAAACTGGCGAAAGCAGGCAATACCATGATACTTCCGGCTAATTTTGCCGATATGGGTGCGATGATTGCCGCTGCCATGAGTATTGTAAAATCTTCCGAACAAAAGAAATAG
- a CDS encoding acyl-CoA dehydrogenase family protein — translation MIEKTVRDFAAKEIKPKISQWDEDQFFPKPIFHQLGELGLMGMLVPEIYGGAGFGYAEYVTAIIELSKVDPSIGLSMAAHNSLCTNHILMFGSEAQKSSYLPKLASGEWLGAWGLTEPNTGSDAGNMQTVAIRKDDGWIINGSKNFITNGKSGDVTVLIARTGEPGDKHGATAFIIEQGTTGFTAGRKENKLGMRASETVELIFQDCFISDEQRIGDVGDGFIQSLKVLDGGRISIAALGVGTALGAYEAALSYSKERKQFGKSISNFQAIAFKLADMYTDIQASSLLTYHAAALKDKGQTVTLPSSVAKYHSSETAVRVANEAVQIFGGYGFTKDYPVEKFYRDSKLCTIGEGTSEIQKVVISKEILKD, via the coding sequence ATGATTGAAAAAACCGTTCGTGATTTTGCAGCAAAAGAAATTAAACCGAAGATCAGTCAATGGGACGAAGATCAATTTTTCCCAAAACCCATATTTCACCAGCTCGGAGAACTGGGATTGATGGGCATGCTCGTACCCGAAATTTACGGAGGCGCAGGTTTTGGATATGCTGAATATGTAACGGCGATTATTGAACTTTCAAAAGTCGATCCTTCCATCGGCCTCTCTATGGCCGCTCACAATTCGCTTTGTACAAATCATATTTTGATGTTTGGAAGTGAAGCGCAAAAAAGCAGCTATCTTCCAAAATTAGCATCCGGAGAATGGCTTGGAGCCTGGGGACTGACCGAGCCAAATACAGGTTCAGATGCCGGGAATATGCAAACCGTAGCCATAAGAAAAGATGACGGATGGATAATAAACGGATCCAAAAATTTTATCACAAATGGTAAAAGTGGAGACGTAACCGTTTTAATTGCCAGAACCGGCGAACCTGGTGATAAACATGGCGCTACTGCTTTTATCATTGAACAGGGAACTACCGGATTTACAGCAGGCCGAAAAGAAAACAAGCTTGGTATGCGCGCCTCAGAAACGGTGGAGCTCATTTTTCAGGATTGTTTTATTTCTGATGAACAGAGAATCGGTGACGTTGGAGATGGATTTATCCAGTCTTTAAAAGTATTGGATGGCGGAAGAATTTCGATTGCCGCTTTGGGTGTGGGAACAGCCCTTGGTGCATATGAAGCTGCGTTAAGTTATTCAAAAGAAAGAAAACAATTTGGCAAATCGATTTCGAATTTTCAAGCCATCGCTTTTAAACTGGCTGATATGTATACTGATATTCAGGCTTCTTCCCTGTTAACTTATCATGCAGCGGCGTTAAAAGACAAGGGCCAGACGGTAACTTTACCAAGCTCTGTTGCAAAGTATCATTCCTCAGAAACGGCAGTTCGTGTTGCTAATGAGGCTGTTCAGATCTTTGGCGGATATGGTTTTACAAAGGATTATCCGGTAGAAAAATTTTACCGTGACAGCAAACTTTGTACGATCGGAGAAGGCACCAGCGAGATTCAAAAAGTGGTTATTTCAAAAGAAATCTTGAAAGATTAA
- a CDS encoding UDP-glucose dehydrogenase family protein encodes MKIAVVGTGYVGLVTGTCFAETGNQVICVDIDVKKIDRMLNGEIPIYEPGLDVLFHRNVEEGRLKFTTSLAEGIKDAEVIFLALPTPPGEDGSADLKYILKVADDLGYILDKYAVVIDKSTVPVGTAEKVRATIAKNAKVEFDVVSNPEFLREGVAVEDFMKPDRVVVGTTSEKAKKVMEKLYAPLVRQGNPVIFMDERSAEMTKYAANSFLAMKITFMNEIANLCEKVGANVDDIRRGIGTDSRIGKRFLFAGIGYGGSCFPKDVQALAKTSADFDYDFRILKSVMEVNYDQKKKLLPMVHNFFNDDLKGKTIAVWGLAFKPYTDDIREAPALENIEALLEAGANITVYDPEAMDNVKAILGDKVTFCHTPYAALDDADALMIFTEWPQFRTPEFEKMGKLLKNKVIFDGRNLYELSTMREMGYTYFSIGREKVS; translated from the coding sequence ATGAAAATAGCAGTAGTAGGAACCGGCTATGTTGGGCTGGTAACAGGAACTTGTTTCGCTGAAACAGGAAATCAGGTCATTTGTGTAGACATTGATGTTAAGAAAATTGACCGCATGTTAAATGGGGAAATTCCCATTTACGAACCGGGACTGGATGTTCTCTTTCACCGTAACGTGGAAGAAGGCCGTCTGAAATTCACAACCAGTCTTGCAGAAGGAATTAAAGATGCAGAGGTAATCTTTTTAGCACTTCCTACACCTCCCGGTGAAGATGGTTCTGCGGACTTGAAATACATTCTTAAAGTAGCAGATGATCTTGGATATATTTTGGATAAATATGCCGTGGTTATTGATAAAAGCACAGTTCCGGTTGGAACTGCGGAAAAAGTACGTGCCACAATTGCAAAAAATGCAAAAGTAGAATTTGACGTAGTTTCTAACCCGGAATTTTTACGTGAAGGTGTTGCCGTTGAAGATTTCATGAAGCCAGACCGCGTTGTGGTAGGAACAACATCTGAGAAAGCTAAGAAGGTAATGGAAAAACTTTACGCGCCATTGGTACGTCAGGGCAATCCTGTTATTTTCATGGACGAACGTTCTGCGGAAATGACAAAATATGCTGCGAATTCTTTTCTTGCCATGAAAATTACTTTCATGAACGAGATCGCAAACCTTTGCGAAAAAGTAGGAGCAAACGTGGATGATATCCGTCGCGGTATCGGAACAGACAGCCGTATCGGAAAACGTTTCCTTTTTGCCGGTATCGGTTATGGCGGAAGCTGTTTCCCAAAAGATGTTCAGGCTTTGGCTAAAACGTCAGCGGATTTCGATTATGATTTTAGAATTTTGAAATCGGTAATGGAAGTTAACTACGATCAGAAGAAAAAACTTTTGCCGATGGTACATAATTTCTTCAATGACGATCTTAAAGGAAAAACAATTGCAGTCTGGGGACTGGCTTTCAAACCTTATACTGATGATATCCGTGAAGCACCGGCTTTGGAAAATATTGAAGCTTTGCTTGAAGCAGGAGCTAATATTACCGTTTACGATCCGGAAGCAATGGATAATGTAAAAGCGATTCTTGGAGATAAAGTAACTTTCTGCCACACGCCTTATGCGGCTTTGGATGATGCAGATGCGTTGATGATCTTTACCGAATGGCCGCAATTCCGTACACCTGAATTTGAGAAAATGGGTAAATTGCTTAAAAATAAAGTAATTTTTGACGGACGTAACCTTTACGAATTAAGCACAATGCGTGAAATGGGTTATACTTATTTTAGCATAGGCCGGGAAAAAGTATCATAA
- a CDS encoding UDP-glucuronic acid decarboxylase family protein, translating into MKRVLITGAAGFLGSHLCERFLKEGMYVIAMDNLITGDLRNIEHLMPNPNFEFNHHDVTKYVHIPGELDYIMHFASPASPIDYLKIPIQTLKVGAMGTHNLLGLALAKKARFIIASTSEVYGDPLVHPQTEEYWGHVNPIGPRGCYDEAKRYQEAITMAYHRYHAVETRIVRIFNTYGPRMRLNDGRVLPAFIGQALRGEDITIFGDGSQTRAFCYVDDLVEGIYRLLLSDYELPVNIGNPSEITIKEFAEEIIALTGTDQKVVYKDLPQDDPKQRQPDITKAKEILGWEPKVSREEGLKITYDYFRSLPKERLYEESNHRGFETFKKED; encoded by the coding sequence ATGAAGCGTGTATTAATAACCGGAGCGGCAGGTTTTTTAGGGTCGCATCTTTGTGAGCGATTTTTGAAAGAAGGTATGTATGTGATCGCAATGGATAACCTGATCACAGGTGATTTGCGTAACATCGAACATTTGATGCCTAACCCAAATTTTGAATTTAATCATCACGATGTTACCAAATATGTGCATATTCCGGGTGAACTGGATTATATCATGCACTTTGCATCACCGGCCAGCCCGATCGATTATTTGAAAATCCCTATCCAGACTTTGAAAGTTGGTGCCATGGGAACTCATAATTTATTGGGACTTGCTCTTGCCAAAAAAGCACGTTTTATTATTGCTTCTACTTCGGAAGTTTACGGAGATCCGTTGGTTCATCCTCAGACGGAAGAATATTGGGGTCATGTGAATCCGATCGGTCCAAGAGGCTGTTATGATGAAGCAAAACGTTACCAGGAAGCAATCACAATGGCATATCACCGCTATCATGCTGTTGAAACGCGTATCGTTCGTATTTTCAACACTTACGGACCAAGAATGCGACTGAATGACGGACGTGTATTGCCTGCATTTATCGGACAGGCATTACGTGGAGAAGATATCACGATTTTCGGAGACGGATCTCAGACACGCGCTTTCTGTTATGTGGATGACCTTGTTGAAGGAATTTATCGTCTGCTTTTAAGTGATTATGAATTGCCGGTAAATATTGGCAATCCTTCTGAAATCACGATTAAAGAATTTGCAGAGGAAATCATCGCTTTGACTGGAACTGATCAGAAAGTTGTTTACAAAGATCTTCCACAGGATGATCCGAAACAACGTCAGCCCGATATCACAAAAGCAAAAGAAATTCTTGGCTGGGAACCTAAGGTTTCACGTGAGGAAGGTTTGAAAATCACTTACGATTATTTCCGCAGCCTTCCGAAAGAAAGGTTGTACGAAGAATCAAACCACAGAGGTTTCGAAACTTTCAAAAAAGAGGATTAA
- the frr gene encoding ribosome recycling factor codes for MEEIELYLDDAKDTMEGAVKHLIIELGKIRAGKASPQMLDGLQIEYYGSMTPLSNVATINTPDARTIAIRPFEKKTINDIEKAIRNGNLGFAPSNDGEMIRISVPPLNEERRRELAKRAKNEVETAKINIRNIRQDANNALRKLTKEGVAEDLVKISEDRVQQLTNSFVSKVEQIYSAKEKEIMEV; via the coding sequence ATGGAAGAAATAGAATTATATCTGGACGACGCCAAAGATACCATGGAAGGTGCGGTTAAGCACTTGATTATTGAATTGGGCAAGATACGCGCCGGAAAAGCATCTCCTCAAATGCTGGATGGCCTTCAGATTGAATATTACGGCTCCATGACACCATTGTCAAATGTCGCGACGATCAACACGCCGGATGCAAGGACAATCGCGATCAGACCGTTTGAGAAAAAAACAATTAATGATATTGAAAAAGCGATCCGTAACGGAAACCTTGGCTTTGCTCCTTCCAATGATGGGGAAATGATCCGTATTTCTGTTCCGCCGCTTAATGAAGAACGTCGTCGTGAACTTGCAAAACGTGCGAAAAACGAGGTTGAGACGGCTAAAATTAATATCCGTAACATTCGCCAGGATGCTAACAATGCACTCCGCAAATTGACGAAAGAAGGCGTTGCTGAGGATTTGGTAAAAATCAGCGAAGACCGCGTTCAGCAACTTACTAACAGCTTTGTTTCGAAAGTAGAACAAATTTATTCTGCGAAGGAAAAGGAGATCATGGAGGTATAA
- the pyrH gene encoding UMP kinase, producing MPEPKYKRILLKLSGEALNGGDKTQVIDFNILESYSREIKRIAEVGVQIAIVIGGGNIFRGASVEKSGIDRVQGDHMGMLATVINGMAIQSSLEKHGMRTRLMSAIKMEQVCEPLIRRRAVRHLEKGRIVIFGAGTGNPYFTTDTTAGLRAIESESEVVLKGTRVDGVYTADPEKDPTATKYTSLSFDEALSKNLKIMDLTAFTLCKENNVPIIVFDMNKPGNLFDLVMGEEVGTLISN from the coding sequence ATGCCCGAACCTAAATACAAACGTATCCTTCTCAAACTTAGCGGAGAAGCACTCAACGGTGGAGATAAAACACAAGTAATCGATTTCAACATTTTGGAAAGTTATTCGCGTGAAATCAAACGCATTGCGGAAGTAGGTGTACAAATTGCTATCGTGATTGGCGGAGGAAATATTTTCCGTGGAGCCTCGGTAGAAAAATCGGGAATTGACCGGGTACAGGGCGACCATATGGGCATGCTGGCCACTGTAATCAACGGTATGGCAATTCAAAGTTCTCTTGAAAAGCACGGGATGCGGACACGCCTGATGTCTGCTATCAAGATGGAACAGGTTTGCGAGCCTTTAATACGCCGCCGGGCTGTGCGTCACCTTGAAAAAGGGCGTATCGTAATTTTTGGTGCAGGAACCGGTAATCCATATTTCACAACCGATACCACAGCAGGTTTACGTGCCATTGAATCAGAATCGGAAGTGGTTTTGAAAGGAACCCGTGTTGACGGTGTTTACACAGCTGATCCGGAAAAAGATCCAACTGCAACAAAATACACATCGCTTAGTTTTGATGAAGCTCTGTCAAAGAACCTGAAAATTATGGATTTGACTGCATTCACGCTTTGCAAAGAAAACAATGTACCGATCATCGTTTTTGATATGAACAAACCCGGCAATCTTTTTGACCTGGTGATGGGTGAAGAAGTTGGGACTTTGATATCGAATTAA
- a CDS encoding acetyl-CoA carboxylase biotin carboxyl carrier protein subunit, protein MLKVNVGGKTLDGVSSGEISTFEINQEKDQWLIGESIFNGDIVRLSQNQYHILWKNRSYNVEVLETGTADKTFKLLINGQLLETSVKDQFELLLEGLGMQASASTKINNLKAPMPGLIQSVAIEAGQEVRKGETLLVLVAMKMENIIKSPGTGIVKTLKIVPGQIVEKNQVLVEFQ, encoded by the coding sequence ATGCTAAAAGTAAATGTTGGCGGCAAAACCTTAGATGGCGTTTCATCGGGAGAGATTTCAACTTTTGAAATAAACCAGGAAAAAGATCAATGGCTGATCGGAGAAAGTATTTTCAATGGAGATATTGTCCGTTTAAGTCAGAATCAATACCATATTTTGTGGAAAAACAGATCCTACAATGTTGAAGTTCTGGAAACGGGAACTGCCGATAAAACTTTTAAGCTTTTAATAAACGGACAACTTCTTGAAACATCCGTAAAAGATCAATTTGAACTGCTGCTCGAAGGCTTGGGTATGCAGGCAAGTGCGAGCACAAAAATAAACAATCTTAAAGCACCAATGCCCGGACTTATTCAGTCCGTTGCTATAGAAGCGGGTCAGGAAGTTCGCAAAGGAGAAACTTTACTGGTGCTGGTGGCTATGAAAATGGAGAATATTATTAAATCTCCCGGTACCGGAATTGTAAAAACTTTGAAAATTGTACCGGGTCAAATTGTAGAAAAAAACCAGGTATTGGTAGAGTTTCAATAA